The Bos taurus isolate L1 Dominette 01449 registration number 42190680 breed Hereford chromosome 18, ARS-UCD2.0, whole genome shotgun sequence genome has a window encoding:
- the LOC510904 gene encoding uncharacterized protein LOC510904 (The RefSeq protein has 11 substitutions compared to this genomic sequence): MRCQDPRQCGQKLIRRQPLKPRKEPVIFLSRHLNIFHLVVLGVGSTLGVGVYIVVGEVALFVAGPAIIVSFLVAALCSVLSGLCYAEFGTRIKWTSSAYRYSYISLGELWAFIAGWNLILSYVFATASVSKAWSYTFDGLIGNHISQALQRAFSQYMPDYLARYPDFIALAVVLLLTGALVLGARESLLITRVFTGINVLVLIFIILSGFFKGDLHNWKLTEQDYTSITPGSGGISSLGPLGFGGFVPFGLDGILRGAAICFYALVGFDAIVTKEEEALNPRRSIPWSILITIFICFLAYSGVSAALTLMVPYYLIHPESPLPQAFLYIGSDIARYVVAVTTLCALTSRLQSIFFPIPQVIRDMASDGLLFRGLASVFAHTRTPIVAIMSSGNIAGLLALLFKFSDLVDLMSIGNLLVYSLVSFSVLVLRYQPEQTLSKKEEIDISKPEASPSEPVPEARTSRILKTLWFPTSTIPTLKSGQIVYGCTSLLVLLLTILSVILAQWPSQVFSGDPGLTTVAVLLLLLITGVTVIIWRQPKDPAPEYFKVPALPVLPLVSIFVNIYLMMLMTPRTWTQFGIWNAIGFLIYFGYGIRHSLAGKNHQQPPASTSQT, translated from the exons ATGCGGTGTCAGGATCCCCGTCAGTGTGGTCAGAAGCTGATCCGCAGGCAGCCACTGAAGCCCAGGAAAGAGCCTGTGATTTTTTTGTCTCGTCATCTGAACATCTTCCACCTGGTGGTCTTGGGTGTGGGCAGCACCCTGGGGGTTGGTGTGTACATTGTGGTTGGAGAGGTGGCCCTGTTTGTCGCTGGACCAGCGATCATTGTCTCCTTCTTGGTGGCCGCCCTGTGTTCTGTGTTGTCTGGACTCTGCTATGCCGAGTTTGGGACACGGATAAAGTGGACCAGTTCTGCATATCGTTATAGCTACATCAGCTTGGGAGAACTGTGGGCTTTCATCGCTGGCTGGAACCTCATACTGTCCTATGTCTTTG CCACTGCAAGTGTGTCCAAGGCCTGGAGCTACACCTTTGATGGCCTGATCGGGAACCACATCTCTCAGGCATTACAGAGAGCCTTCTCTCAGTACATGCCTGACTACCTGGCCCGGTACCCAGACTTTATTGCCCTGGCTGTGGTGCTGCTGCTCACAG GGGCACTTGTTCTGGGAGCTCGTGAGTCACTTCTGATTACCAGAGTGTTCACAGGCATCAACGTCTTGGTTCTCATCTTCATCATCCTCTCTGGCTTCTTCAAGGGAGACCTGCACAACTGGAAGCTCACAGAACAGGACTACACATCCATCACACCTGGATCGGGTGGCATTTCTAG CTTGGGTCCTCTGGGTTTTGGAGGATTTGTGCCATTTGGCCTTGATGGAATTCTCCGTGGAGCAGCGATATGTTTCTATGCACTTGTTGGTTTTGATGCCATTGTCACTAAAG GGGAAGAAGCCCTAGACCCTCATCGTTCCATCCCCTGGAGCATCTTGATCACGATCTTCATCTGCTTTCTGGCATACTCTGGAGTCTCAGCCGCGCTCACCCTCATGGTGCCCTACTACCTGATTCACCCTGAAAGCCCCTTgccacaggcttttctctacaTTGGCTGGGACGTTGCCAGATATGTTGTGGCTATTACCACCCTCTGTGCTCTTACATCCAG GCTCCAGAGCATCTTCTTCCCCATACCCCAGGTGATCAGGGATATGGCAagtgatggactccttttccggGGACTTGCCAGTGTCTTTGCTCATACAAGAACCCCCATCATGGCCATCATGTCTTCTGGAAATATTGCAG GGCTCTTGGCATTGCTCTTCAAGTTCAGTGACCTTGTGGACCTCATGTCAATTGGGAATCTGCTTGTTTACTCCCTGGTGTCTTTCTCTGTGCTTGTCCTCAG GTACCAACCAGAACAGACTTTAAGCAAGAAGGAGGAAATTGATATTTCAAAACCTGAAGCAAGTCCTTCAGAACCTGTACCTGAAGCAAGAACCTCAAGGATTCTGAAGACTCTGTGGTTCCCTACCAGCACCATCCCCACTCTGAAATCTGGCCAGATTGTCTATGGATGTACCTCCCTGCTTG TTCTCCTGCTGACCATCCTGAGTGTGATCCTGGCCCAGTGACCCAGCCAGGTGTTCTCTGGAGACCCCGGGCTCACAACAGTggctgtgttgctgctgctgctcatcaCTGGGGTCATGGTCATCATCTGGAGGCAGCCCAAGGACCCAGCTCCTGAGTACTTCAAG GTCCCTGCTCTGCCTGTCCTCCCACTGGTGAGCATCTTTGTGAACGTTTACCTGATGATGCTGATGACCCCGAGGACTTGGACCCAATTTGGCATCTGGAATGCCATTG GATTTCTCATATACTTTGGATACGGGATCCGACACAGCCTGGCAGGGAACAATCATCAACAGCCACCAGCCTCCACCTCCCAGACTTGA